DNA from Arthrobacter sp. StoSoilB19:
CCGGTGATTGCCAACGGCAAGCTTGATGATCCGGATACCGCCGTGTCCATGCTGGTGGACGGCTCGGCGGATGTCGTGGCGCTGGGCAAGGGGGCGCTGGCCAACCGGAACTGGCCCCACCTTGTCCGCAACAACCTGGAGTTCGGGGAGCTCGACCCCGCCGTGTTCGCTCCTTTGGCGGACGTCAAGGACTGGGAGCTGGAAGATCCCGCATAAGTCTCAACAATGGGCCGTGTGACATCCGGCGCCCGGCTGGGCGTCACGCGGCTCTCACCCCGCGGGCCGGGCCAGGCGCCGGAGCAGGGACACGGCATCGTCGACGGGCACAGGCTGGAAGAACTGCGCGTCGGCGAGTTCGACGGCAGCGATTGCGCGCGGCGCCAGCTGGGCTCCGGCGCCGGTGACGCGCAGCCGTTTGGCACGGGTGTCCGCCGGATCGACTTCCCGTTCGATGAGTCCCTTGGCTTCCAGTGCGCGCAGGACCTGGGAGGCCATCTTGACGTCGGTGCCGGCCTGCCGTGCCAGGGCCAGCTGGTTCGGGTGCTCACCTTGGTTATTGAGCCACCAGGCGCAGGCGAGCAGCACGAACTGCACGTGGGTGAGATCGAGCGGCGCGAGTGCTGCCGCGATGTCCCGCTGCCAGCGCAGCGTGGTGTGCCAGAGCAGGAATCCTGGACTTTCGCCGGGGTTGAGAGGCATCAGCCGCCGGCCATCCTGACCAGCGCGGCCATGGTCTCGGGCCAGTCGGCGGTGATGCCGGGTCCAATCTGCGGGCCGGCTTCGTCTGCGCCGCTTCCGGTGAGCTCCATCCGGTACACCACCCGGTTCCGGTTGGGTTCGATGGTGTCGATGCGGTGGGTGGTCCTTAGGAGAAGGTTGCCGAAGCGGGCCTCGTCCACGAACCGTTCGTTTTCAATAGCTTCGGCGATGACCAGCGGGATCGGATCGTCACCCGGGGGCGTCATCAGGATCTGCGAGCCCGCGGCGAACGGGCCGTTGATCTCGATCTTCTCGATCTCCCCGTTCCAGGCGCCCCAGTTCTCGACGTCGGACCACAGCCGCCAGATGGACTCAGGCGTGGCACTGGTTTCGATGCTGTTCTCGTATTCCCACATGGTGGCCTCCTCAGCAGATGGTCTATGCAAAGATTATCTATGCGCAGACTATTTCTGTCCAGAGGCAACCCGTGGCGCTCCTGTATCCTGACATGTAGGTTCAAGGGCTTCAGCGCCCCATCGACCAAGCCCGGTTTACTGCCGGATGTCGGTCTGGAATCCTGGCCCGCCGCCTTGGACGTCATCGAACCGCCACTGCAATCGTCAGGATCCGATTGCCCCCAATATCTTGGAATGGATCTTCATCCCTACTCACACCCCAGCTCCCGCGGGAATCCCACCCGCTGACCCCAAACCTTCGCGCGCTGCTGCGGTGGATGGATACGTGGCCTGGGTTGAGGCCGGCGCCGGCATGACCGCGCGGTGGCGCTCGGCGAACGGCAGGCCGGCACCGGGGCGCGTGGAAGTGGTGGACGACTCCCTCACGGCCGAGGATGCGTACCGCATGGCGTCACAGGGGATCGCGATGCTCTGGCACGGCGACTTCCACAACGCGCGGCAGATCCTCAACGCCCTGGACCGCCGGATAGGCACCGGAAAGAAGGCCGGCGGAACCCCTGCCGAGCAGTTCTACCGGCACCGGCAGTCCGCCTCGCACCGGGCACGCATTCTGGGCCTGCTGCTGATTCCCCTCGATCCGGGCCCAGTGGTGCCGCTGCGCCGCGCACCGGATATCCGGGAAGCCGCGGCGGAAGCGTACGGAGGCATTGGAGAATCTTCCGTGGTGTCCCTGCACGAGCTCGTCGGGGCCGTCGGCGCCCACGAGTGGCGGCGGAATGGTGTCTACGTCGATGCTCTGCAGGACCGCATCCACCCGCATTACGGCACGTTCTTTCCCACCCGCAGCGAGTACGTGGATCTCGTGGCGGCGGCCGCACTGCCCTCCGATACGCTGGCGTTCGACGTCGGAACCGGCACCGGAGTGCTCGCCGCCGTCCTCGCCCGCCGCGGCGTCCGCCGCGTGATCGCCACCGACAACGAGCCGCGTGCCATCGCCTGCGCCACTGAGAATTTCCGGAACCTCGGTGTCCAGGACCGCGCGGAGGCGGTCCTGACCGACATGTTCCCGCCCGGACGGGCACCGCTGATCGTGTGCAACCCGCCCTGGATTCCGGCCACGCCGCATTCCAGCCTGGACAGCGCCGTCTACGACCCTGGGAGCAGGATGCTGTTCCGCTTCCTGAACGAACTCCCCGGCCATCTGGAGCCGGGCGGTGAGGGCTGGCTGGTCCTGTCCGACTTGGCCGAGCACCTGGGCCTGCGGTCGCGGAAGGACCTGCTGGCCGCCGTCGAAGCGGCCGGGCTGAAGGTGACGGAGCGGCTCGACACCAAGCCAACGCATCCGAAAGCTTCCGACCGCGAAGATCCCCTGTTCGCGGCGCGCTCGGCCGAGGTCACGTCACTGTGGCGGCTTGTCAGCCGCTAGCACCGCTGGCGATCCTACCGAAGAGATGGTTTTCACACCGATCACGGACCTCGGGCTC
Protein-coding regions in this window:
- a CDS encoding MarR family transcriptional regulator yields the protein MPLNPGESPGFLLWHTTLRWQRDIAAALAPLDLTHVQFVLLACAWWLNNQGEHPNQLALARQAGTDVKMASQVLRALEAKGLIEREVDPADTRAKRLRVTGAGAQLAPRAIAAVELADAQFFQPVPVDDAVSLLRRLARPAG
- a CDS encoding class I SAM-dependent methyltransferase, coding for MTARWRSANGRPAPGRVEVVDDSLTAEDAYRMASQGIAMLWHGDFHNARQILNALDRRIGTGKKAGGTPAEQFYRHRQSASHRARILGLLLIPLDPGPVVPLRRAPDIREAAAEAYGGIGESSVVSLHELVGAVGAHEWRRNGVYVDALQDRIHPHYGTFFPTRSEYVDLVAAAALPSDTLAFDVGTGTGVLAAVLARRGVRRVIATDNEPRAIACATENFRNLGVQDRAEAVLTDMFPPGRAPLIVCNPPWIPATPHSSLDSAVYDPGSRMLFRFLNELPGHLEPGGEGWLVLSDLAEHLGLRSRKDLLAAVEAAGLKVTERLDTKPTHPKASDREDPLFAARSAEVTSLWRLVSR